Proteins encoded together in one Benincasa hispida cultivar B227 chromosome 1, ASM972705v1, whole genome shotgun sequence window:
- the LOC120078496 gene encoding superoxide dismutase [Fe], chloroplastic-like, which produces MCMRVKLTTRRWDRWKLVDVHIDGIPSRITFDTKPAVGSLIAFVSCDQFAHRILKANFKHYQSQNVIVENDVQSRNMCVNDQGRRLVCIRRLPLSESLSINQEQNHRDRSQTDMASIALPLSTKLQQNQLRHSSFRGSPLPQSAISCSSNKQKQHVSKTCLTKITAKFDLKPPPYPLDALEPHMSRSTLEYHWGKHHRAYVDNLNRQIEGTELEELSLEDIITKTYNKGDILPQFNNAAQIWNHDFLWESIKPGGGGKPTGELLELIERDFGSFEKFLEEFKSAAATQFGSGWAWLAYKDNTVDHPRPSEKDKKLVILKSPNAVNPLVWDYAPLLTIDVWEHAYYLDFQNRRPDYISTFVSNLISWEAADLRLQKAKVEAAERAKEKEKKKEKKKAEGSDEDVYVDSSSSESDSDSD; this is translated from the exons ATGTGTATGCGAGTGAAGCTGACGACTAGGCGGTGGGATCGTTGGAAACTTGTGGATGTCCACATCGATGGAATTCCTTCAAG GATTACATTTGACACAAAACCAGCTGTAGGGAGTTTAATTGCCTTCGTTTCATGTGACCAGTTTGCCCATAGGATCTTGAAAGCCAACTTTAAACACTATCAATCTCAGAACGTTATTGTTGAAAACgatgttcaaagtagaaacaTGTGTGTGAACGATCAAGGTCGGCGACTTG TGTGCATCCGTCGGCTTCCTCTATCAGAATCATTGTCCATTAATCAGGAACAAAATCATAGAGACAGGAGCCAAACGGATATGGCATCTATCGCTTTGCCACTTTCCACTAAACTACAGCAAAATCAACTTCGCCATTCAAGCTTCCGCGGAAGCCCACTGCCACAGTCCGCCATTTCTTGTAGCTCAAACAAACAG AAACAACATGTTTCAAAGACTTGTCTCACCAAAATCACTGCGAAGTTTGACCTGAAGCCTCCTCCATATCCTCTG GATGCTTTGGAACCACATATGAGCCGTTCAACCCTCGAGTATCATTGGGGAAAACACCACAGAGCTTATGTGGACAACCTAAATAGACAGATAGAAGGAACTGAGCTGGAGGAATTGTCACTAGAAGATATcataactaaaacatacaacaaAGGCGATATCCTTCCACAATTCAACAATGCAGCACAG ATCTGGAACCACGATTTTCTCTGGGAGTCCATCAAACCTGGGGGAGGAGGGAAGCCAACAGGGGAACTCCTAGAACTGATTGAAAGGGACTTtggttcttttgaaaagtttttggAAGAATTCAAGTCCGCTGCTGCAACGCAGTTTGGTTCTGGTTGGGCTTGGCTTGCAT aTAAGGATAACACGGTTGACCATCCACGTCCATCAGAGAAGGACAAAAAGCTTGTTATTCTAAAGAGTCCCAATGCCGTTAACCCACTCGTTTGGGACTATGCT CCACTTCTTACTATCGACGTCTGGGAG CATGCTTATTACCTAGACTTCCAG AATCGGCGACCTGATTATATATCAACCTTTGTTTCAAACCTAATATCATGGGAAGCAGCAGACTTGAGGCTGCAGAAAGCCAAGGTTGAAGCTGCTGAAAGagcaaaggaaaaagaaaagaaaaaggagaagaaaaaggcGGAAGGAAGCGACGAAGATGTCTACGTTGACAGCAGTTCAAGCGAGTCGGATTCAGATTCTGACTAA
- the LOC120081362 gene encoding metacaspase-1-like: protein MILINCSHCRTPLQLPTGAASVRCAICRAVTFVADPRGFPPPPQQQQSYFPGYHQYQYPSPTPPMYPAGGVRSPKRAVICGISYKNTLHELEGCINDAKCMKYLLVNRFYFPDSSILMLTDEETDIYKRPTKQNIRMALHWLVQGVQAGDSLVFHFSGHGLQQQNYTGDEIDGYDETLCPLDYETAGTIIDDEINATIVRPLPYGAKLHAIIDSCHSGTMLDLPFLCRMNRNGSYMWEDHRPPSGIYKGTNGGEVISFSGCDDDQTAADTQAMSKVTATGAMTFSFIKAIESGQATTYGNMLSSMRSTIRNTDLNPGGDIVTNLITMLLSGGSFSTRLQQEPQLTAHSTFDVYSKPFSL from the exons ATGATTCTCATCAACTGCTCCCACTGCCGGACGCCGCTACAGCTCCCCACAGGCGCCGCCTCCGTCCGATGCGCCATCTGCCGCGCCGTCACATTCGTCGCCGACCCCCGAGGCTTTCCTCCGCCGCCGCAGCAGCAGCAGAGTTACTTTCCCGGCTACCATCAGTATCAGTACCCCTCTCCGACGCCGCCGATGTACCCTGCCGGTGGCGTCCGCAGCCCTAAACGGGCGGTGATTTGCGGTATATCGTATAAAAATACCCTGCACGAGCTGGAGGGGTGTATTAATGATGCCAAGTGTATGAAGTATTTGCTGGTCAACCGTTTTTACTTCCCTGATTCCTCCATTCTTATGCTCACTG ATGAAGAAACTGATATTTACAAGCGTCCAACAAAGCAAAACATCAGAATGGCACTGCATTGGCTTGTGCAGGGTGTTCAAGCAGGGGACTCTTTGGTGTTCCATTTCTCTGGCCATGGTTTGCAGCAGCAGAACTATACCGGTGACGAGATCGATGGCTATGACGAAACGCTCTGCCCACTGGACTACGAGACGGCGGGAACGATCATCGACGACGAGATCAATGCAACCATAGTTAGGCCTCTCCCTTATGGTGCTAAGCTCCATGCCATCATAGATTCATGCCACAGTGGAACTATGTTGGACTTGCCATTCCTATGTCGGATGAACAG GAATGGAAGCTACATGTGGGAGGACCATAGGCCTCCATCAGGTATATATAAAGGAACAAATGGTGGAGAAGTGATCTCTTTCAGTGGTTGTGATGATGATCAAACTGCTGCAGACACTCAG GCTATGTCAAAGGTTACAGCCACAGGAGCCATGactttttctttcattaagGCCATTGAGAGTGGGCAAGCAACTACTTATGGTAATATGTTAAGTTCAATGAGATCAACCATTCGAAACACTGACCTTAATCCCGGAGGTGATATCGTTACAAACCTAATCACCATGCTTTTATCCGGAGGAAGCTTTTCTACCCGACTTCAACAG GAACCCCAGCTAACTGCCCATTCAACATTCGATGTATATAGCAAGCCATTCTCGTTATAA